From Brachionichthys hirsutus isolate HB-005 chromosome 7, CSIRO-AGI_Bhir_v1, whole genome shotgun sequence, the proteins below share one genomic window:
- the LOC137895985 gene encoding glycine N-acyltransferase-like, whose translation MELTGEQLKEAEIVLKRDLPQSLMLYGCLVQINKTHLSQQSPVTVLVDKWPEFSFIMCVPQVNQGSIKQAYAFAKDAVVLEETIRKQSFVHLSSDLVIGTSLHHSDIFRTVGLERNLSSHRRSLCRMMILEDVSHLPSIDSSGISLSSLDESHAALVNQKWKFSENNKSVEGIRKMLTRFPSLCVLDAEGNPVSWILLYMTCEIGMLYTLPEHRGKGYAKALITATAKWLHTEGYPVYCFIEEENEISYKLFKDMGFVEDPAFRGAWLRFSDA comes from the exons ATGGAATTGACCGGGGAGCAGCTGAAAGAGGCAGAGATCGTGCTGAAAAGAGATTTACCTCAGTCACTAATG ctTTACGGTTGTTTGGTCCAAATAAACAAGACACATCTCAGCCAGCAAAGTCCTGTGACGGTTTTAGTGGACAAATGGCCAGAGTTCAGTTTCATTATGTGTGTTCCACAAGTGAACCAG GGTTCCATCAAACAAGCTTATGCTTTTGCAAAGGATGCAGTTGTCCTCgaggaaaccatcaggaagcagtcGTTTGTTCATCTGAGCAGTGACCTTGTCATTg GAACCAGTCTTCACCACAGTGATATATTCAGGACAGTGGGGTTAGAAAGAAATCTGAGCAGTCACCGTAGGTCACTGTGTCGCATGATGATACTGGAGGATGTATCTCACCTTCCCTCTATTGACAG CTCTGGGATCTCACTAAGCTCTCTGGATGAGTCGCATGCTGCCTTGGTGAATCAGAAGTGGAAGTTCTCAGAGAACAATAAATCTGTTGAGGGAATCAGGAAGATGCTTACTAGATTTCCATCCTTATGCGTATTAGATGCAGAAGGAAACCCCGTCTCCTGGATTCTTCTCTATATGACATGTGAGATTGGAATGCTGTACACTCTTCCAGAGCACAGAGGGAAAGGCTACGCCAAAGCCCTGATTACTGCCACTGCAAAATGGCTCCACACTGAGGGCTACCCAGTGTACTGCTTCAtagaggaggagaacgagaTTTCGTACAAGCTCTTTAAAGACATGGGCTTTGTTGAAGATCCTGCATTTAGGGGAGCGTGGCTCAGATTCAGTGATGCTTAA
- the LOC137896059 gene encoding glycine N-acyltransferase-like gives MELTGEQLKEAEIVLKRDLPQSLMLYGCLVQINKTHLSQRSPVTVLVDKWPEFSFIMCVPQVNQGSIKQAYAFAKDAVVLEETIRKQSFVHLSSDLVIGTSLHHSDIFRTVGLERNLSIISHQNALCRMMILEDVSHLPSIDSSGISLYSLDESHVALVNQKWKFSENNKSIETIRKMLTRFPSLCVLDAEGKPVSWILVYMTCAIGMLYTVPEHRRKGYAKALISATAKWLHTEGYPVYCFIEEENEISYKLFKDMGFVETPAFRVARLRFSDA, from the exons ATGGAATTGACCGGGGAGCAGCTGAAAGAGGCAGAGATCGTGCTGAAAAGAGATTTACCTCAGTCACTAATG ctTTACGGTTGTTTGGTCCAAATAAACAAGACACATCTCAGCCAGCGAAGTCCTGTGACGGTTTTAGTGGACAAATGGCCAGAGTTCAGTTTCATCATGTGTGTTCCACAAGTGAACCAG GGTTCCATCAAACAAGCTTATGCTTTTGCAAAGGATGCAGTTGTCCTCgaggaaaccatcaggaagcagtcGTTTGTTCATCTGAGCAGTGACCTCGTCATTg GAACCAGTCTTCACCACAGTGATATATTCAGGACAGTGGGGTTAGAAAGAAATCTGAGTATCATTAGTCACCAAAACGCACTGTGTCGCATGATGATACTGGAGGATGTATCTCACCTTCCCTCTATTGACAG CTCTGGGATCTCACTATACTCTCTGGATGAGTCGCATGTTGCCTTGGTGAATCAGAAGTGGAAGTTCTCAGAGAACAATAAATCTATTGAGACAATCAGGAAGATGCTTACTAGATTTCCATCCTTATGCGTATTAGATGCAGAAGGAAAGCCTGTCTCCTGGATTCTTGTCTACATGACATGTGCCATTGGAATGCTGTACACTGTTCCAGAGCACAGACGGAAAGGCTACGCCAAAGCCCTGATCTCTGCCACTGCAAAATGGCTCCACACTGAGGGCTACCCAGTGTACTGCTTCAtagaggaggagaacgagaTTTCGTACAAGCTCTTTAAAGACATGGGCTTTGTTGAAACTCCTGCATTCAGGGTAGCGAGGCTCAGATTCAGTGATGCTTAA
- the mgme1 gene encoding mitochondrial genome maintenance exonuclease 1: MVSFKRVLSFGSLVAPRFTPLTVNNFSAAHRLSSPKRRSPYSSADTERYSSLRKSVMSSRVTSRTPETLTAEDAHIYGPVVKAHTSNTRISKAPHPFLPDNETLETEEAESGPPTRIVLNRGKARSSVPSVTRILQQTLSEDQIFYLERWKRRMIAELGEEGFNEYSQNLFAQGKLFHSAVDNILTSGAKWTSNFPDTLEYPPVVLGYLESISHVLEDVSAVRAIESTVQHDALNYLGVVDCVARYRGVLCVIDWKTSEKPKPFLSNTYDNPIQVAAYAGALNNDGRYKYQVENGLIVVAYKDGSPGHTHKMDSEQMLEFWKTWLVRLEEFTQRK; encoded by the exons ATGGTCTCTTTTAAACGCGTGTTGTCGTTTGGGAGCTTGGTCGCCCCTCGGTTCACCCCCCTCACTGTCAACAATTTCTCTGCTGCGCATCGCTTGAGCTCCCCGAAGAGACGCAGTCCGTATAGTTCAGCCGACACGGAGCGCTATTCATCTCTTCGGAAGTCCGTCATGTCGTCGAGGGTCACCTCCCGAACTCCCGAGACTCTGACAGCGGAGGACGCGCACATTTACGGACCTGTTGTGAAAGCTCATACATCAAATACGAGGATATCTAAAGCTCCTCATCCGTTTTTACCGGACAACGAGACGCTAGAAACAGAAGAGGCCGAGTCAGGACCTCCGACCCGGATTGTTTTAAACCGGGGGAAAGCCCGGTCTTCCGTACCGAGTGTGACTCGTATTCTCCAGCAGACCCTTTCCGAAGATCAGATCTTCTACCTGGAAagatggaagaggaggatgatcGCAGAGCTCGGAGAGGAAGGCTTCAACGAATACAGTCAGA ACTTATTTGCACAAGGGAAGCTTTTCCACTCTGCCGTGGATAACATTCTGACATCAGGTGCAAAATGGACGAGCAATTTTCCGGACACACTGGAATACCCACCAGTGGTGTTGGGATACTTGGAGAGCATCTCTCACGTTCTGGAGGACGTCAGCGCAGTGAGAGCCATTGAGAGCACTGTGCAACATGACGCACTGAACTACCTGGGCGTGGTGGATTGTGTTGCTCGCTATCG GGGTGTTTTATGTGTCATTGACTGGAAGACGTCCGAGAAGCCCAAACCCTTCCTGAGCAACACATACGACAACCCTATTCAGGTGGCAGCCTATGCTGGGGCTCTGAACAATGACGGCAGGTACAAATACCAG GTTGAGAATGGACTCATTGTTGTGGCCTACAAAGATGGTTCGCCAGGCCACACTCATAAGATGGACTCAGAGCAGATGTTGGAATTCTGGAAAACCTGGTTGGTTCGTCTGGAAGAGTTCACGCAACGGAAATGA
- the LOC137896058 gene encoding glycine N-acyltransferase-like, with the protein MELTGEQLKEAEIVLKRDLPQSLMLYGCLVQINKTHLSQQSPVTVLVDKWPEFSFIMCVPQVNQGSIKQAYAFAKDAVVLEETIRKQSFVHLSSDLFIGTSLHHSDIFRTVGLERNLSSHRRSLCRMMILEDVSHLPSIDSSGISLSSLDESHAALVNQKWKFSENNKSVEGIRKMLTRFPSLCVLDAEGKPVSWILVHMACAIGMLYTVPEHRGKGYAKALITATAKWLHTEGYPVYCFIDEENEISYKLFKDMGFVEAPAVRIVWLRFSDA; encoded by the exons ATGGAATTGACCGGGGAGCAGCTGAAAGAGGCAGAGATCGTGCTGAAAAGAGATTTACCTCAGTCACTAATG ctTTACGGTTGTTTGGTCCAAATAAACAAGACACATCTCAGCCAGCAAAGTCCTGTGACGGTTTTAGTGGACAAATGGCCAGAGTTCAGTTTCATTATGTGTGTTCCACAAGTGAACCAG GGTTCCATCAAACAAGCTTATGCTTTTGCAAAGGATGCAGTTGTCCTCgaggaaaccatcaggaagcagtcGTTTGTTCATCTGAGCAGTGACCTTTTCATTg GAACCAGTCTTCACCACAGTGATATATTCAGGACAGTGGGGTTAGAAAGAAATCTGAGCAGTCACCGAAGGTCACTGTGTCGCATGATGATACTGGAGGATGTATCTCACCTTCCCTCTATTGACAG CTCTGGGATCTCACTAAGCTCTCTGGATGAGTCGCATGCTGCCTTGGTGAATCAGAAGTGGAAGTTCTCAGAGAATAATAAATCTGTTGAGGGAATCAGGAAGATGCTTACTAGATTTCCATCCTTATGCGTATTAGATGCAGAAGGAAAGCCCGTCTCCTGGATTCTTGTCCATATGGCATGTGCCATTGGAATGCTGTACACTGTTCCAGAGCACAGAGGGAAAGGCTATGCCAAAGCCCTGATTACTGCCACTGCAAAATGGCTCCACACTGAGGGCTACCCAGTGTACTGCTTCATAGATGAGGAGAACGAAATTTCATACAAGCTCTTTAAAGACATGGGCTTTGTTGAAGCTCCTGCAGTCAGGATTGTGTGGCTCAGATTCAGTGATGCTTAA
- the LOC137896060 gene encoding glycine N-acyltransferase-like, giving the protein MELTGEQLKEAEIVLKRDLPQSLMLYGCLVQINKTHLSQRSPVTVLVDKWPEFSFIMCVPQVNQGSIKQACAFAKDAVVLEETIRKQSFVHLSSDLVIGTSLHHSDIFRTVGLERNLSIISHQNALCRMMILEDVSHLPSIDSSGISLNSLDESHVALVNQKWKFSENNKSIETIRKMLTRFPSLCVLDAEGKPVSWILVYMTCAIGMLYTVPEHRRKGYAKALISATAKWLHTEGYPVYCFIEEENEISYKLFKDMGFVETPAFRVAWLRFSDA; this is encoded by the exons ATGGAATTGACCGGGGAGCAGCTGAAAGAGGCAGAGATCGTGCTGAAAAGAGATTTACCTCAGTCACTAATG ctTTACGGTTGTTTGGTCCAAATAAACAAGACACATCTCAGCCAGCGAAGTCCTGTGACGGTTTTAGTGGACAAATGGCCAGAGTTCAGTTTCATCATGTGTGTTCCACAAGTGAACCAG GGTTCCATCAAACAAGCTTGTGCTTTTGCAAAGGATGCAGTTGTCCTCGAGGAAACCATCAGAAAGCAGTCGTTTGTTCATCTGAGCAGTGACCTCGTCATTg GAACCAGTCTTCACCACAGTGATATATTCAGGACAGTGGGGTTAGAAAGAAATCTGAGTATCATTAGTCACCAAAACGCACTGTGTCGCATGATGATACTGGAGGATGTATCTCACCTTCCCTCTATTGACAG CTCTGGGATCTCACTAAACTCTCTGGATGAGTCGCATGTTGCCTTGGTGAATCAGAAGTGGAAGTTCTCAGAGAACAATAAATCTATTGAGACAATCAGGAAGATGCTTACTAGATTTCCATCCTTATGCGTATTAGATGCAGAAGGAAAGCCGGTCTCCTGGATTCTTGTCTACATGACATGTGCCATTGGAATGCTGTACACTGTTCCAGAGCACAGACGGAAAGGCTACGCCAAAGCCCTGATCTCTGCCACTGCAAAATGGCTCCACACTGAGGGCTACCCAGTGTACTGCTTCAtagaggaggagaacgagaTTTCGTACAAGCTCTTTAAAGACATGGGCTTTGTTGAAACTCCTGCATTCAGGGTAGCGTGGCTCAGATTCAGTGATGCTTAA